CTACCATCAGGCAGCCCAGGTCTTGACTCAAAAATTAAATGATGATAGGAGATGACATCCAAGGAGGGGAAAGCCCTCCCTAACCAGCGCCGCTAGCTCAACTAGGCAGAGCAAATGACTCTTAATCATTAGGTTGTAGGTTCGATTCCTACGCGGCGCACCAAGAAAATCAAGGGGTTACAAGTATTTAAGCCGTAACCCCTTTTTCCCAAACCTCGGCAAACCTCGGCAAATTAGGTCCAAAAGACTGCATTTTGCAGTCAATTTGCATACAGTTTTATTCAGCCATTCCTTTAACAGCCAGTAGCTTGGTCTTGTCCTGGCTTCCCTTGGAGCTTCCGAAGAAATATTGAATTACCGCCCCGAAGTCTCCTATCAAGGCCCCGAAGAGCATATAGATAGCCTGAGCAGAGCCTTGCGGCTTGGTCTTGAATTGGCCCTGCCTTCTTTAGGAGTACTTCAAAATATTGTATGAGATTCGATTATGACCAACCTTTCGGATACTGCTATATCGAAAACACTGGGAACCTTTTGATTTTTATCATAATGTTAAGTAATTTTAACTATTTGAATTTTAATGATAAACAAGCTATACTTGAACCCAGAATTCAACGAAAATTTTCAGTATTGTATATCAATACTTAAATTCCAGTATAATCCACAATGATGCACGTACTCATAACCGAACGGTATTATCTCTATGCTATTACCTATTTGTTGATAAAATATTTATAATGAAACCCCAAGCTGATTATTGTGTAATCTGATCTGATGAAAACAAATCAATTCCAACCATGGGATAGGTTGACAAAAAAATTGATTCTTTCCATAATTAATGATAGGTGAGGGCGTCATCTTGTGGTCAGTATTGACACCAGGAAGTTTTTCGGTAAACCGATACGGAGGGCGGCATGAAATTAGCGACAATTCAAAGATGCCCGACTTCGCATCGGCTAAACCCAGCGCACACCACTGGTTGCGTTGTATCGCTCATGGTGATTTCGAACTAATTTGAGAGGTCTATTAATATGAATATCATTGTTTCCGGGTCACTGGCATATGATAGAATTATGGATTTCCAGGGATACTTCTCGGAGCATATCCGCCCCGAGAAAATACATGTTTTGAACGTCTGCTTTCAGGTGAATGGCATAAAGGAGAATGTCGGCGGCACGGCAGGCAATATTGCCTACGCGCTTGCCCTGATGGGCGAAAAGCCCGGAATATCCGCTACTATCGGTCATGATTATCATAAGTACTTCGAATGGCTGGCGAAGAATGGAATCTCTACCGAAAACATCAAAATCATAGAGGACGAATTTACTGCAGGCGCCTACATAATCACCGACCGGGCAGACAACCAGATCACCGGGTTCAACCCAGGCGCTATGAAACATTCTTCCTCTCTGGATTTTAATAAACTCAATCCAGAGGAGACCATTGTTATCGTCTCTCCCGGCAATCTTGAGGACATGGTGAACTACCCACGCCTCTGTAAGGCCAGGGGGATAGACTATATCTTTGACCCTGGTCAATCACTGCCCATGCTGCATGCGAAAGACCTGGTTCAGGCCATAGATGGGTGCCGGATTCTGATCTCAAATGATTATGAACTGAATCTGATCATGAGCAAGACCGGGTTAAGCAAAGAAGCCTTGCTTGAGCGCGCCAGGGTTATCATTGTGACCATGGGAGAGCTTGGTTCACAGATCTCCACGCGCGATGGTGAAATAAGCATCCCTGCTGTTAAGCCAAAGACGGTACAGGACCCGACAGGCGCCGGCGATTCATACAGGGGCGGGCTCATCAGCGGTCTGGTCCGGGGCAAAGACATCGAGCAGTGCGCCAGGATCGGCAGCGTATGCGCTTCCATTGCTATAGAATACTACGGCACGCAGGAATACAGGTTCAGCCCCGAGGAATTCAACGAAAGGCTTCAACGAGAGGCTTAATGGGTGCTACTGATATTGTTCTGAGCGAAATAGCAAAGATCATTCTAAAGGGTTTGGATGAAAACTAAGGTTATGCTTCATATTTTAAGTCTCTACTGTTAAACCAGCAATTAACGAATATATTATTCATGGGTGCGTTTTGAGAGCTGAAAAAAGGTACAGGGGGTAAGTTTGCATGGTTAAGCGCTTGAAATAATTTAAAAAAAATCTAGATTTTTAGTAAAAAGTCTGCTACGCTTCTTATTGGAGTCCTTTGGCGTAAGCGAAGCAAGGGAACTCAAAGTGAAAAAGGCAATCGGTGGGTGGAGAAAATTCTATCTCTGAAGCAAACTTGCCGCATACGCTCCATGGCCACTTTCCCCATCTTGGTGGAGGTCATGGATTCTTTTTTCAAAGATCAAAAACCAAATCTAAAATGGGTTACTCAAGGGTAAATTACCTCAAAACCCCCTGAACGTGTACATATTTTTAATAAAGAAAGGTGGTTGAGATGGAGGAATTGATCAAAGATTTAGAGCGTCGCAAGGAAAAGGCTCTGATGATGGGCGGTCAAGCCAAGATAGACCGACAGCATAGCCTGGGGCACTATACGGCCCGCGAAAGAATAGATCGTCTTGTTGATCCCGATACCTTTTTAGAACTGGGCATGCTTAACCATTCCGATGATCCGGGCATGGATGAGAGAGGCCTTGGGGACGGGATGATCTGTGGGCTTGGCAAGATTGAAGGCCGACCAGCGGTCATCGCCGCCGCGGACAAGACCGTCTACGCCGCGACTGAAGGGCAGGCTCATTTCAGAAAGAGCGTCCTTGTTAATGAATACGCTGTGAAGCGCGGGCTTCCTATTTTTCACCTCGCCGAGGGCGGGGGTTTGAGAATACCTTATGGCATGGGCTCGGATGGGATCAGTGAAAACATGATGCCACTGAATCTTCTGAGGCATGGCCGGACGACACCTCTTCTTGTCGGAATCATGGGTGATAGTTACGGCGGACCGACCTGGCACGCGGTTTCAGCCGATTTCACGGTGCAGCAGAAAGGCGCCTGTATGGCGGTTTCCAGTCCCAGGATGCTCGAGATTGCCATCTCGGAAAAGATTACGCCAGAAGAGCTGGGAGGATGGAAGGTCCACGCTGAACTGACCGGTCAGGTGGACGCTTTTGCCGAGAATGATGATCATTGCCTCGAGGTCATGAAGGAGTTTTTCAGTTACATGCCTTCCAATCACTCCGAGGAGCCGCCCTATAAAGCCACAAACGACGACCCCTGCCGCCGCGTGGATGAAGTGGTCAAGATTGTTCCGACTCAGATGAACAGGGCTTACGAAATGAGGCGGTTGATCAAAGTCCTGGTGGATGATGGCGCATTTTTCGAACTAAAAGAATTCTATGGCAAGGCGCTCATTACAGGCCTGGCCAGATTCAACGGCCAGGTCGTAGGCATAATAGCCAGTCAGCCCATGTTCAACGCCGGTGCGGCCGGTCCTCAGGAGTGCGACAAGGCCATTGAGTTCATCTGTCTCTGCGATTCCTATAATATCCCCATGGTATTCCTGCACGATGTCCCTGGTTTCTATATCGGCAGCTATGCGGAACAGCATAAGATGCCTACCAAGATCATGGTCTGGAACCAGGCCATTGCCTGGTCAACC
This genomic stretch from Deltaproteobacteria bacterium harbors:
- a CDS encoding carbohydrate kinase family protein — its product is MNIIVSGSLAYDRIMDFQGYFSEHIRPEKIHVLNVCFQVNGIKENVGGTAGNIAYALALMGEKPGISATIGHDYHKYFEWLAKNGISTENIKIIEDEFTAGAYIITDRADNQITGFNPGAMKHSSSLDFNKLNPEETIVIVSPGNLEDMVNYPRLCKARGIDYIFDPGQSLPMLHAKDLVQAIDGCRILISNDYELNLIMSKTGLSKEALLERARVIIVTMGELGSQISTRDGEISIPAVKPKTVQDPTGAGDSYRGGLISGLVRGKDIEQCARIGSVCASIAIEYYGTQEYRFSPEEFNERLQREA
- a CDS encoding methylmalonyl-CoA decarboxylase; amino-acid sequence: MVEMEELIKDLERRKEKALMMGGQAKIDRQHSLGHYTARERIDRLVDPDTFLELGMLNHSDDPGMDERGLGDGMICGLGKIEGRPAVIAAADKTVYAATEGQAHFRKSVLVNEYAVKRGLPIFHLAEGGGLRIPYGMGSDGISENMMPLNLLRHGRTTPLLVGIMGDSYGGPTWHAVSADFTVQQKGACMAVSSPRMLEIAISEKITPEELGGWKVHAELTGQVDAFAENDDHCLEVMKEFFSYMPSNHSEEPPYKATNDDPCRRVDEVVKIVPTQMNRAYEMRRLIKVLVDDGAFFELKEFYGKALITGLARFNGQVVGIIASQPMFNAGAAGPQECDKAIEFICLCDSYNIPMVFLHDVPGFYIGSYAEQHKMPTKIMVWNQAIAWSTVPKISVVVRKSIGAAYGNMCGPNMGGDLVVAWPTAQISFTGDEVGVNVVYGRQLAESENPEQERKELLKQWSYNSAPYKAAARHLIDDVIDPRDTRKFLCQALEYSCAKNRSKSQRLLANWPTGY